Proteins encoded by one window of Anguilla rostrata isolate EN2019 chromosome 9, ASM1855537v3, whole genome shotgun sequence:
- the LOC135262853 gene encoding zinc finger protein ubi-d4-like isoform X4: MVLFLRPFHAALDCELHQAQSQSVESAHQTVKRRRSKMAAVVENVVKLLGEQYYRDAMEQCHNYNARLCAERSVRMPFLDSQTGVAQSNCYIWMEKRHRGPGMAPGQLYTYPARRWRKKRRAHPPEDPRLAFPPLKSELDLGLKKDSLASSDGSSLEALLKAEPLEKRAAPELRGPEDDPGLAEYTGGGLNPTTRARKRILEPDDFLDDLDDEDYEEDTPKRRGKGKGKGRGVSSSRKKMDAAAAALEDRDKPYACDICGKRYKNRPGLSYHYAHSHLAEEEGEDKEEAEMHTPTPPQPEEPKTPKKGPDGLALPNNYCDFCLGDSKINHKTGQSEELVSCSDCGRSGHPSCLQFTPVMMAAVKTYRWQCIECKCCNMCGTSENDDQLLFCDDCDRGYHMYCLSPPMAEPPEGSWSCHLCLDLLKDKASIYQNQNAPPS; encoded by the exons ATGGTCCTGTTCTTGCGTCCTTTTCACGCAGCCCTTGACTGCGAACTGCATCAAGCGCAATCGCAGTCTGTCGAGTCAGCTCATCAAACCGTGAAGCGTAGGCGATCCAAGATGGCCGCTGTTGTGGAGAATGTTGTCAAACT gCTGGGAGAGCAGTACTACAGGGATGCCATGGAGCAGTGTCACAATTACAATGCACGACTCTGCGCTGAGAGGAGTGTCCGCATGCCCTTCCTGGACTCTCAGACGGGCGTGGCCCAGAGCAACTGCTATATCTGGATGGAGAAGAGACACAGGGGACCAG GGATGGCTCCTGGACAGCTGTACACGTACCCTGCTCGTAGATGGAGGAAAAAGCGGCGAGCACATCCCCCAGAGGACCCCCGCCTTGCATTTCCTCCCCTCAAATCAG AGCTGGACCTGGGGCTGAAGAAGGACTCGCTGGCCTCCTCGGACGGCAGCAGCCTGGAGGCCCTGCTGAAGGCCGAGCCGCTGGAGAAGCGAGCCGCCCCCGAGCTGCGGGGGCCCGAGGACGACCCTGGCCTGGCCGAGTACACCGGCGGAGGCCTCAACCCCACCACCCGGGCCAGGAAG AGAATCCTCGAACCCGATGACTTCCTGGATGACCTGGACGATGAAGACTATGAGGAAGACACCCCTAAGCGACGTgggaaaggaaagggaaag GGCCGCGGTGTGAGCAGCTCGCGGAAGAAGATGGACGCTGCCGCCGCTGCCCTGGAGGACCGGGACAAGCCGTACGCCTGCGACA TCTGCGGGAAGCGCTATAAGAACCGCCCGGGGCTGAGCTACCACTACGCCCACTCTCACCTCGccgaggaggagggcgaggacaAGGAGGAGGCCGAAATGCACACCCCGACCCCGCCCCAGCCGGAGGAGCCCAAGA cacCCAAAAAAGGACCAGACGGCCTTGCGCTGCCTAACAATTACTGTGACTTCTGCCTGGGCGACTCCAAAATCAACCACAAGACGGGCCAGTCGGAGGAGCTGGTGTCCTGCTCGGACTGCGGGCGCTCAG GTCACCCGTCCTGCCTGCAGTTCACCCCGGTCATGATGGCGGCGGTGAAGACGTACCGCTGGCAGTGCATCGAGTGCAAGTGCTGCAACATGTGCGGGACTTCAGAGAACGAC GACCAGCTACTGTTTTGCGATGACTGTGACAGAGGATACCACATGTACTGCCTCAGCCCCCCTATGGCTGAGCCCCCTGAAG GAAGCTGGAGTTGTCATTTGTGTTTGGACCTGTTGAAAGACAAGGCCTCTATATACCAGAACCAGAACGCACCCCCTTCGTGA
- the LOC135262852 gene encoding muscarinic acetylcholine receptor M5-like, producing MNVSCESPTSNWTTDPLGGHKPWEVVVIILITVPLSLVTVIGNLLVMISFRVNSHLRTVSNYFLLSLAVADLVLGAISMNLYTMYIILGRWTLGNLACDIWLATDYVASNASVMNLLLISFDRFFSITRPLTYRAKRTPRRAAIMISLAWAISFVLWAPTILLWSYIVKEHTEKEKVKCSIQFQKEPFFTFGTAIAAFYLPVSIMVILYWRIYRETENRTRDLAGLLGLVHGGGASLDSRRQMPYSISAKSSISTYKGMQAGQGHSRKRHTTCFPFRLNKGRALTSSSHTEGSNSGGWNIDEEEPSDSSSSEVKGMTSMVVHLPMIQLRDEQDVVRGPEDQDIPSTQDFGCPGRPRQPKAKKQRSMIAKDNKAARTLSAILLAFIITWTPYNIMVLVSIFKCIPDNLWHLGYWLCYVNSTVNPVCYALCNKSFRVTFKMLLLLRWDKRKWDKPRHRGTLRPYSSSSTI from the coding sequence ATGAATGTTTCCTGTGAGTCCCCAACCTCCAACTGGACAACGGATCCACTAGGGGGCCATAAACCATGGGAAGTTGTTGTGATAATCCTCATCACTGTGCCCCTTTCCCTGGTCACTGTCATTGGAAACCTGCTGGTGATGATCTCCTTTCGGGTCAACAGTCACCTGCGCACAGTCAGTAACTACTTCCTATTGAGCCTGGCCGTGGCAGATCTGGTTTTGGGGGCCATCTCCATGAACCTCTACACCATGTACATCATCTTGGGGCGTTGGACCCTGGGGAACCTCGCCTGTGACATCTGGCTGGCAACTGACTATGTGGCAAGCAACGCCTCTGTCATGAACCTGCTGCTCATCAGCTTCGACCGCTTCTTTTCCATCACGAGACCGCTCACCTACCGCGCCAAGCGCACGCCCAGGCGGGCGGCCATCATGATCAGCCTCGCTTGGGCCATCTCCTTCGTACTCTGGGCACCCACCATTCTGCTCTGGTCGTACATAGTGAAGGAGCACACGGAGAAGGAGAAGGTCAAGTGCTCCATCCAGTTCCAGAAAGAGCCCTTTTTCACTTTCGGCACTGCCATTGCCGCCTTCTACCTCCCTGTCTCCATCATGGTCATCCTCTATTGGCGCATCTACCGTGAGACAGAGAACCGTACCCGGGATCTGGCCGGGCTGCTGGGCCTGGTGCATGGTGGGGGAGCCTCTCTGGATTCCAGACGCCAGATGCCCTACTCCATCAGTGCCAAGAGCAGCATCAGCACCTATAAGGGGATGCAAGCTGGTCAGGGGCATAGCAGAAAGAGACACACCACCTGCTTCCCCTTCAGGCTAAACAAAGGGAGAGCACTGACATCATCATCCCATACAGAGGGGAGCAACAGTGGTGGCTGGAACATTGATGAGGAAGAGCCCTCTGACTCTTCTTCCTCAGAGGTGAAAGGAATGACCAGTATGGTGGTGCATCTACCTATGATCCAGCTGAGAGACGAGCAAGATGTCGTCAGAGGTCCTGAGGACCAGGACATTCCCAGCACACAAGACTTTGGATGTCCTGGGAGGCCCAGGCAGCCCAAAGCTAAGAAGCAGCGAAGCATGATAGCGAAGGACAATAAGGCGGCCAGAACCCTGAGTGCTATTCTGCTTGCCTTCATCATCACCTGGACGCCCTATAACATCATGGTGCTGGTGTCCATCTTTAAATGTATCCCTGATAACCTGTGGCACCTGGGCTACTGGCTCTGCTATGTCAACAGCACTGTGAACCCGGTGTGCTACGCCCTCTGCAACAAGTCTTTCCGGGTCACCTTCAAGATGCTACTGCTCTTGCGGTGGGACAAGAGGAAGTGGGACAAGCCTCGTCACAGGGGCACACTCAGGCCATACAGTTCCAGCAGCACCATCTGA
- the LOC135262853 gene encoding zinc finger protein ubi-d4-like isoform X3 codes for MVLFLRPFHAALDCELHQAQSQSVESAHQTVKRRRSKMAAVVENVVKLLGEQYYRDAMEQCHNYNARLCAERSVRMPFLDSQTGVAQSNCYIWMEKRHRGPGGTHAHRKCVLYGMAPGQLYTYPARRWRKKRRAHPPEDPRLAFPPLKSELDLGLKKDSLASSDGSSLEALLKAEPLEKRAAPELRGPEDDPGLAEYTGGGLNPTTRARKRILEPDDFLDDLDDEDYEEDTPKRRGKGKGKGRGVSSSRKKMDAAAAALEDRDKPYACDICGKRYKNRPGLSYHYAHSHLAEEEGEDKEEAEMHTPTPPQPEEPKTPKKGPDGLALPNNYCDFCLGDSKINHKTGQSEELVSCSDCGRSGHPSCLQFTPVMMAAVKTYRWQCIECKCCNMCGTSENDDQLLFCDDCDRGYHMYCLSPPMAEPPEGSWSCHLCLDLLKDKASIYQNQNAPPS; via the exons ATGGTCCTGTTCTTGCGTCCTTTTCACGCAGCCCTTGACTGCGAACTGCATCAAGCGCAATCGCAGTCTGTCGAGTCAGCTCATCAAACCGTGAAGCGTAGGCGATCCAAGATGGCCGCTGTTGTGGAGAATGTTGTCAAACT gCTGGGAGAGCAGTACTACAGGGATGCCATGGAGCAGTGTCACAATTACAATGCACGACTCTGCGCTGAGAGGAGTGTCCGCATGCCCTTCCTGGACTCTCAGACGGGCGTGGCCCAGAGCAACTGCTATATCTGGATGGAGAAGAGACACAGGGGACCAGGTgggacgcatgcacacagaaaatgcGTTCTGTATG GGATGGCTCCTGGACAGCTGTACACGTACCCTGCTCGTAGATGGAGGAAAAAGCGGCGAGCACATCCCCCAGAGGACCCCCGCCTTGCATTTCCTCCCCTCAAATCAG AGCTGGACCTGGGGCTGAAGAAGGACTCGCTGGCCTCCTCGGACGGCAGCAGCCTGGAGGCCCTGCTGAAGGCCGAGCCGCTGGAGAAGCGAGCCGCCCCCGAGCTGCGGGGGCCCGAGGACGACCCTGGCCTGGCCGAGTACACCGGCGGAGGCCTCAACCCCACCACCCGGGCCAGGAAG AGAATCCTCGAACCCGATGACTTCCTGGATGACCTGGACGATGAAGACTATGAGGAAGACACCCCTAAGCGACGTgggaaaggaaagggaaag GGCCGCGGTGTGAGCAGCTCGCGGAAGAAGATGGACGCTGCCGCCGCTGCCCTGGAGGACCGGGACAAGCCGTACGCCTGCGACA TCTGCGGGAAGCGCTATAAGAACCGCCCGGGGCTGAGCTACCACTACGCCCACTCTCACCTCGccgaggaggagggcgaggacaAGGAGGAGGCCGAAATGCACACCCCGACCCCGCCCCAGCCGGAGGAGCCCAAGA cacCCAAAAAAGGACCAGACGGCCTTGCGCTGCCTAACAATTACTGTGACTTCTGCCTGGGCGACTCCAAAATCAACCACAAGACGGGCCAGTCGGAGGAGCTGGTGTCCTGCTCGGACTGCGGGCGCTCAG GTCACCCGTCCTGCCTGCAGTTCACCCCGGTCATGATGGCGGCGGTGAAGACGTACCGCTGGCAGTGCATCGAGTGCAAGTGCTGCAACATGTGCGGGACTTCAGAGAACGAC GACCAGCTACTGTTTTGCGATGACTGTGACAGAGGATACCACATGTACTGCCTCAGCCCCCCTATGGCTGAGCCCCCTGAAG GAAGCTGGAGTTGTCATTTGTGTTTGGACCTGTTGAAAGACAAGGCCTCTATATACCAGAACCAGAACGCACCCCCTTCGTGA
- the LOC135262854 gene encoding cdc42 effector protein 2-like produces MSTKVPIYLKRGSRRGKKEKLRDILSSDMISPPLGDFRHTIHIGSGGGENDLFGDLSFLQGKFHLLPGRQGHGLPQRPSLCGERHLNRPASVCGDPHSREGSLLLKNAISLPIIGGVQALTLPASIPSQTHSQIPPPKPPRLHLDNKNMTLPRSRRDRSPHLVHSSNKTSVLAPPSPKASPDAERCDIEDTAQDRPYLSHASSLLSLHLDLGPSILDEVLQIMDNQRLGLSGAGLHVGRQGIFT; encoded by the coding sequence ATGTCTACCAAGGTACCCATCTACCTGAAGCGGGGGAGCCGCAGAGGGAAGAAGGAGAAGCTTCGCGACATCCTGTCTTCAGACATGATCAGCCCGCCCCTGGGGGACTTTCGACACACCATCCACATTgggagtgggggcggggagAATGACCTGTTCGGGGACCTGTCCTTCCTGCAGGGGAAGTTCCACCTGCTTCCCGGCCGGCAGGGCCACGGCCTCCCCCAGCGGCCCAGCCTGTGTGGGGAGCGGCACCTCAACCGCCCCGCCAGTGTGTGTGGAGACCCACACTCCCGTGAGGGCTCGCTCCTACTGAAGAACGCCATCTCTCTGCCCATCATCGGGGGTGTCCAGGCCCTCACACTGCCGGCCTCGATCCCCTCTCAAACCCATTCCCAGATCCCCCCACCCAAGCCTCCCAGGCTGCACCTGGACAACAAGAACATGACCCTTCCTCGCTCCAGAAGGGACCGCTCCCCGCACCTTGTCCACTCCTCCAACAAGACCTCTGTtctagcccctccctcccccaaagcCTCGCCTGATGCAGAGAGATGTGACATTGAGGACACGGCCCAGGATAGACCCTACCTGTCCCACGCCAGCTCCTTGCTCTCCTTGCACCTGGACTTGGGGCCCTCCATCCTGGATGAAGTGTTACAGATCATGGACAACCAACGTCTGGGCCTCAGTGGGGCCGGTCTGCATGTGGGACGACAAGGAATCTTCACCTGA
- the LOC135262853 gene encoding zinc finger protein ubi-d4-like isoform X1: MVLFLRPFHAALDCELHQAQSQSVESAHQTVKRRRSKMAAVVENVVKLLGEQYYRDAMEQCHNYNARLCAERSVRMPFLDSQTGVAQSNCYIWMEKRHRGPGGTHAHRKCVLYGMAPGQLYTYPARRWRKKRRAHPPEDPRLAFPPLKSELDLGLKKDSLASSDGSSLEALLKAEPLEKRAAPELRGPEDDPGLAEYTGGGLNPTTRARKRILEPDDFLDDLDDEDYEEDTPKRRGKGKGKGRGVSSSRKKMDAAAAALEDRDKPYACDNTFKQKHISKPSERVCGKRYKNRPGLSYHYAHSHLAEEEGEDKEEAEMHTPTPPQPEEPKTPKKGPDGLALPNNYCDFCLGDSKINHKTGQSEELVSCSDCGRSGHPSCLQFTPVMMAAVKTYRWQCIECKCCNMCGTSENDDQLLFCDDCDRGYHMYCLSPPMAEPPEGSWSCHLCLDLLKDKASIYQNQNAPPS, translated from the exons ATGGTCCTGTTCTTGCGTCCTTTTCACGCAGCCCTTGACTGCGAACTGCATCAAGCGCAATCGCAGTCTGTCGAGTCAGCTCATCAAACCGTGAAGCGTAGGCGATCCAAGATGGCCGCTGTTGTGGAGAATGTTGTCAAACT gCTGGGAGAGCAGTACTACAGGGATGCCATGGAGCAGTGTCACAATTACAATGCACGACTCTGCGCTGAGAGGAGTGTCCGCATGCCCTTCCTGGACTCTCAGACGGGCGTGGCCCAGAGCAACTGCTATATCTGGATGGAGAAGAGACACAGGGGACCAGGTgggacgcatgcacacagaaaatgcGTTCTGTATG GGATGGCTCCTGGACAGCTGTACACGTACCCTGCTCGTAGATGGAGGAAAAAGCGGCGAGCACATCCCCCAGAGGACCCCCGCCTTGCATTTCCTCCCCTCAAATCAG AGCTGGACCTGGGGCTGAAGAAGGACTCGCTGGCCTCCTCGGACGGCAGCAGCCTGGAGGCCCTGCTGAAGGCCGAGCCGCTGGAGAAGCGAGCCGCCCCCGAGCTGCGGGGGCCCGAGGACGACCCTGGCCTGGCCGAGTACACCGGCGGAGGCCTCAACCCCACCACCCGGGCCAGGAAG AGAATCCTCGAACCCGATGACTTCCTGGATGACCTGGACGATGAAGACTATGAGGAAGACACCCCTAAGCGACGTgggaaaggaaagggaaag GGCCGCGGTGTGAGCAGCTCGCGGAAGAAGATGGACGCTGCCGCCGCTGCCCTGGAGGACCGGGACAAGCCGTACGCCTGCGACA acaCTTTCAAACAAAAGCATATTTCAAAACCTTCTGAACGAG TCTGCGGGAAGCGCTATAAGAACCGCCCGGGGCTGAGCTACCACTACGCCCACTCTCACCTCGccgaggaggagggcgaggacaAGGAGGAGGCCGAAATGCACACCCCGACCCCGCCCCAGCCGGAGGAGCCCAAGA cacCCAAAAAAGGACCAGACGGCCTTGCGCTGCCTAACAATTACTGTGACTTCTGCCTGGGCGACTCCAAAATCAACCACAAGACGGGCCAGTCGGAGGAGCTGGTGTCCTGCTCGGACTGCGGGCGCTCAG GTCACCCGTCCTGCCTGCAGTTCACCCCGGTCATGATGGCGGCGGTGAAGACGTACCGCTGGCAGTGCATCGAGTGCAAGTGCTGCAACATGTGCGGGACTTCAGAGAACGAC GACCAGCTACTGTTTTGCGATGACTGTGACAGAGGATACCACATGTACTGCCTCAGCCCCCCTATGGCTGAGCCCCCTGAAG GAAGCTGGAGTTGTCATTTGTGTTTGGACCTGTTGAAAGACAAGGCCTCTATATACCAGAACCAGAACGCACCCCCTTCGTGA
- the LOC135262853 gene encoding zinc finger protein ubi-d4-like isoform X2, whose amino-acid sequence MVLFLRPFHAALDCELHQAQSQSVESAHQTVKRRRSKMAAVVENVVKLLGEQYYRDAMEQCHNYNARLCAERSVRMPFLDSQTGVAQSNCYIWMEKRHRGPGMAPGQLYTYPARRWRKKRRAHPPEDPRLAFPPLKSELDLGLKKDSLASSDGSSLEALLKAEPLEKRAAPELRGPEDDPGLAEYTGGGLNPTTRARKRILEPDDFLDDLDDEDYEEDTPKRRGKGKGKGRGVSSSRKKMDAAAAALEDRDKPYACDNTFKQKHISKPSERVCGKRYKNRPGLSYHYAHSHLAEEEGEDKEEAEMHTPTPPQPEEPKTPKKGPDGLALPNNYCDFCLGDSKINHKTGQSEELVSCSDCGRSGHPSCLQFTPVMMAAVKTYRWQCIECKCCNMCGTSENDDQLLFCDDCDRGYHMYCLSPPMAEPPEGSWSCHLCLDLLKDKASIYQNQNAPPS is encoded by the exons ATGGTCCTGTTCTTGCGTCCTTTTCACGCAGCCCTTGACTGCGAACTGCATCAAGCGCAATCGCAGTCTGTCGAGTCAGCTCATCAAACCGTGAAGCGTAGGCGATCCAAGATGGCCGCTGTTGTGGAGAATGTTGTCAAACT gCTGGGAGAGCAGTACTACAGGGATGCCATGGAGCAGTGTCACAATTACAATGCACGACTCTGCGCTGAGAGGAGTGTCCGCATGCCCTTCCTGGACTCTCAGACGGGCGTGGCCCAGAGCAACTGCTATATCTGGATGGAGAAGAGACACAGGGGACCAG GGATGGCTCCTGGACAGCTGTACACGTACCCTGCTCGTAGATGGAGGAAAAAGCGGCGAGCACATCCCCCAGAGGACCCCCGCCTTGCATTTCCTCCCCTCAAATCAG AGCTGGACCTGGGGCTGAAGAAGGACTCGCTGGCCTCCTCGGACGGCAGCAGCCTGGAGGCCCTGCTGAAGGCCGAGCCGCTGGAGAAGCGAGCCGCCCCCGAGCTGCGGGGGCCCGAGGACGACCCTGGCCTGGCCGAGTACACCGGCGGAGGCCTCAACCCCACCACCCGGGCCAGGAAG AGAATCCTCGAACCCGATGACTTCCTGGATGACCTGGACGATGAAGACTATGAGGAAGACACCCCTAAGCGACGTgggaaaggaaagggaaag GGCCGCGGTGTGAGCAGCTCGCGGAAGAAGATGGACGCTGCCGCCGCTGCCCTGGAGGACCGGGACAAGCCGTACGCCTGCGACA acaCTTTCAAACAAAAGCATATTTCAAAACCTTCTGAACGAG TCTGCGGGAAGCGCTATAAGAACCGCCCGGGGCTGAGCTACCACTACGCCCACTCTCACCTCGccgaggaggagggcgaggacaAGGAGGAGGCCGAAATGCACACCCCGACCCCGCCCCAGCCGGAGGAGCCCAAGA cacCCAAAAAAGGACCAGACGGCCTTGCGCTGCCTAACAATTACTGTGACTTCTGCCTGGGCGACTCCAAAATCAACCACAAGACGGGCCAGTCGGAGGAGCTGGTGTCCTGCTCGGACTGCGGGCGCTCAG GTCACCCGTCCTGCCTGCAGTTCACCCCGGTCATGATGGCGGCGGTGAAGACGTACCGCTGGCAGTGCATCGAGTGCAAGTGCTGCAACATGTGCGGGACTTCAGAGAACGAC GACCAGCTACTGTTTTGCGATGACTGTGACAGAGGATACCACATGTACTGCCTCAGCCCCCCTATGGCTGAGCCCCCTGAAG GAAGCTGGAGTTGTCATTTGTGTTTGGACCTGTTGAAAGACAAGGCCTCTATATACCAGAACCAGAACGCACCCCCTTCGTGA